The following coding sequences are from one Lycium ferocissimum isolate CSIRO_LF1 chromosome 3, AGI_CSIRO_Lferr_CH_V1, whole genome shotgun sequence window:
- the LOC132049921 gene encoding probable receptor-like protein kinase At4g39110, with protein MGIFLVFLFFFITNPYVILHVYAQDGTATAKSFPAFTPQDNYLIDCGATSPTTLPGNKVFQPDQNAAKYLSYSGNDIQASASEKINVPSNIYLSAKIFTTEATYTFHASSPGLHWIRLHFLPFTYNEYDLKKSKFSVQTDALVLLRDFQTGKDEAIVKEFIVNVTTERFAIKFEPAKGSVAFVNAIEFVTAPGNILDYSVPVLFPVSQKFDLSKSNFETMYRLNVGGPLLDSTNDTLGRNWMSDAQFRNNATGQEVSTQPSAVNYLKSGGSPLIAPPAIYSSAVKMADSETTLPNFNISWTMDIDTVYPHLIRLHFCDIISKALNELYFNVYINEKMAISGLDLSSLTNHLSTAFYKDFEVDSTMVSNPLVVRVSPVNDAQGFRNAILNGLEVFRMNNSVGSLDGEYGVDGKKQNGPSKTVAYVGFAMMFGAFVGLGAMAVKWQKRPQDWQKRNSFSSWLLPVHAGDTTFMSSASRKSQFFSSNMGLGRYFTFAELADATMNWEPSEIIGVGGFGNVYYGELDDGTKVAVKRGNPQSEQGINEFQTEIQMLSKLRHRHLVSLIGYCDESAEMILVYEFMQNGPLRDHLYGKNMPHLSWKQRLEICIGAARGLHYLHTGASTGIIHRDVKTTNILLDENFVAKMADFGLSKDGPTTEQTHVSTAVKGSFGYLDPEYFRKQQLTDKSDVYSFGVVLLEALCARPAINPALPREQVNLAEWAMQWKRKGLLDKVIDPTLVGQIDPESMKKFAEAAEKCLAEYGVDRPSMGDVLWNLEYALQLQEASLQGKADDENKPISPATVAHAHVVDSTSNNQHISSPEQHKNPTEVQAIDNEYSGTAMFAQFSPLNGR; from the coding sequence ATGGGCATTTTCttggtatttttatttttctttatcacAAATCCATATGTTATTCTTCATGTCTATGCTCAAGATGGAACAGCCACTGCAAAATCTTTTCCAGCTTTTACACCACAAGATAATTACCTAATTGATTGTGGTGCTACTTCCCCAACCACACTTCCAGGGAACAAAGTTTTTCAACCTGATCAAAATGCAGCTAAATACCTCTCTTATAGTGGTAATGATATTCAAGCTTCTGCGTCGGAAAAAATTAATGTCCCTTCAAATATATACCTTAGTGCAAAAATCTTCACAACTGAAGCTACGTACACATTTCATGCTAGTAGTCCTGGATTGCATTGGATCAGGCtgcattttttaccctttacTTACAACGAATATGATCTCAAAAAGTCTAAATTTTCGGTCCAAACGGATGCATTAGTCCTCCTCCGCGATTTTCAAACTGGTAAAGATGAGGCCATTGTCAAGGAGTTTATTGTTAATGTCACCACGGAGCGTTTTGCTATTAAATTTGAGCCAGCTAAAGGGTCTGTGGCATTCGTTAACGCTATTGAATTTGTTACTGCCCCGGGCAATATTCTTGATTATTCTGTACCTGTTCTTTTCCCTGTGTCACAAAAATTTGATCTTTCTAAAAGTAATTTTGAGACAATGTATAGGCTTAATGTTGGGGGTCCTCTTTTGGATTCAACCAACGATACTCTTGGACGAAATTGGATGTCTGATGCACAATTTCGAAACAATGCCACAGGTCAAGAGGTATCTACACAACCCTCTGCTGTTAATTATCTAAAATCAGGAGGTTCTCCATTGATTGCTCCACCAGCAATTTATAGCTCTGCTGTAAAGATGGCAGATTCAGAAACAACACTTCCTAATTTTAACATATCTTGGACTATGGACATTGACACTGTGTATCCTCACCTGATACGCTTGCATTTCTGCGATATTATTAGCAAAGCGCTTAATGAACTCTATTTCAACGTATACATTAATGAGAAGATGGCCATTTCTGGGCTAGATTTGTCATCATTGACAAATCATTTGTCTACAGCTTTTTACAAGGATTTTGAAGTAGATtcaaccatggtttcaaaccctcTCGTCGTACGTGTTTCTCCGGTGAATGATGCCCAAGGTTTTAGAAATGCAATTCTAAATGGCCTTGAGGTGTTTCGGATGAACAACTCTGTGGGTAGCTTAGATGGAGAATATGGTGTTGAtggaaaaaaacaaaatggCCCAAGCAAAACAGTGGCTTATGTTGGATTTGCAATGATGTTTGGAGCCTTTGTGGGGTTGGGTGCAATGGCTGTTAAATGGCAAAAGAGACCTCAAGATTGGCAAAAGAGGAATAGTTTCTCATCTTGGTTGCTTCCAGTTCATGCTGGTGATACAACTTTTATGTCATCAGCTTCGCGCAAGAGTCAATTCTTCTCATCAAATATGGGATTAGGTAGATACTTTACTTTTGCTGAATTGGCAGATGCCACAATGAATTGGGAACCTAGTGAAATAATCGGCGTTGGTGGCTTTGGAAATGTTTATTATGGAGAACTTGATGATGGGACAAAAGTTGCTGTCAAGAGGGGCAATCCACAATCTGAACAAGGTATAAATGAATTTCAGACTGAAATTCAAATGTTATCTAAGCTAAGGCATCGTCATTTGGTGTCGTTGATTGGGTATTGTGATGAAAGCGCTGAGATGATattagtttatgagtttatgcAAAATGGTCCTTTGAGAGATCATCTCTATGGAAAGAACATGCCACATTTATCTTGGAAGCAAAGATTAGAAATCTGCATTGGTGCTGCTCGCGGGCTTCATTACCTCCACACGGGTGCATCTACTGGGATTATACATAGAGATGTCAAAACCACCAACATTTTGCTCGATGAAAATTTCGTCGCCAAGATGGCTGATTTCGGACTATCAAAAGATGGACCGACCACGGAGCAAACTCACGTGAGCACTGCTGTTAAGGGAAGTTTTGGATACTTGGATCCTGAGTACTTTAGGAAGCAGCAGTTAACTGACAAATCTGATGTCTACTCATTCGGGGTTGTACTTCTTGAAGCCTTATGCGCTCGTCCTGCTATTAATCCAGCACTTCCAAGAGAGCAAGTGAATTTGGCAGAATGGGCAATGCAATGGAAGAGAAAAGGCTTATTAGACAAGGTCATTGATCCCACACTTGTAGGACAAATTGATCCAGAGTCAATGAAAAAATTCGCAGAAGCAGCAGAGAAGTGTTTAGCTGAGTATGGTGTTGATAGACCTAGTATGGGTGATGTTTTGTGGAATTTGGAGTATGCTTTGCAGCTGCAAGAAGCCTCATTACAAGGAAAGGCCGACGACGAGAACAAACCAATTTCTCCTGCTACAgttgctcatgctcatgttgtTGATTCCACCTCTAATAACCAACATATTTCTTCACCAGAGCAACATAAAAATCCTACAGAAGTTCAAGCTATTGATAATGAGTATTCAGGGACTGCTATGTTCGCTCAATTCTCTCCTCTCAATGGACGATAA
- the LOC132049922 gene encoding protein SHI RELATED SEQUENCE 3-like, with protein sequence MMTEEGSSSYRRCQDCGNQAKKDCPYLRCRTCCKSRGYQCQTHVKSTWIPLSARRPRHHQISSTIQQQQPNPKRYRENQNPPALLAGGEEEELPAEVSLPAVFRCVRVSSVDNVGDQYAYQTSVNIAGHAFKGILYDQGLDQSHYNNMANESSSSGLHHQQVTTNLIPPSNSYPSPFSNFMPGTQFFQYPKSS encoded by the exons ATGATGACAGAAGAAGGATCATCAAGTTACAGGAGGTGCCAAGACTGTGGAAATCAAGCAAAGAAAGATTGTCCATATTTAAGATGCCGAACTTGCTGTAAAAGCCGAGGGTATCAGTGTCAAACTCATGTCAAAAGCACTTGGATCCCTCTCTCTGCAAGGCGTCCAAGGCACCATCAGATTTCCAGTACTATTCAACAACAGCAACCAAACCCCAAAAGATACAGAGAAAATCAAAATCCTCCTGCACTATTAGCAG gtggagaagaagaagaacttcCAGCAGAAGTGAGTTTACCGGCAGTATTTCGGTGTGTCCGAGTAAGTTCAGTAGACAATGTGGGGGATCAATATGCCTATCAGACTTCAGTGAACATAGCTGGACATGCTTTTAAAGGGATACTATATGATCAAGGCCTTGATCAAAGTCATTACAACAACATGGCTAACGAAAGTTCCTCAAGTGGTTTACATCACCAGCAAGTTACAACAAATTTAATACCACCCTCAAATTCTTACCCTAGTCCTTTTAGTAATTTCATGCCTGGTACGCAATTTTTTCAATACCCAAAATCATCCTGA
- the LOC132049924 gene encoding uncharacterized protein LOC132049924, with amino-acid sequence MGSACCVAAKDRAVINGSSCGDLQTNIRHSPTWSFRWDNRGRVAGEDTSVNWSSDGIGGNEGLEFKSGTTVGTVYASEEGSPLNSFRSLAWQKSPVSDGNNRNFSLPLLDPLAERNSTEVKELAGSSALSFPSPVKLSPSAPSVSSLSTSPLSSRSPLLPSSSTPCFPHHSSKHRLGRQFPDSRVPGLKSPRFSISEESSSFVLPGWGNESTRGSHGGSSDGWSVPAFADLANHRRDRWSFDSESFGFHRERAASRSSGSSSFDLQTCGICAKLLNELVVAVLVCGHVFHAECLENMTSEINKYDPACPVCTFGEKQALKIYEKAKAKMDLKARKRFRNRIVDSDISANLARFERQKSSAHDGGCPRISSSSSMKSSSKKPFLRHYFSFGSKGSRSYSESLSTRKRGYFWRKSNKE; translated from the exons ATGGGTTCCGCTTGCTGTGTTGCTGCCAAAGATAGAGCTGTTATTAACGGATCAAGCTGTGGAGATTTGCAGACGAATATCCGCCACTCGCCTACATGGAGCTTTCGGTGGGATAATCGGGGCCGAGTGGCTGGGGAGGACACGTCAGTGAATTGGTCTTCTGATGGAATTGGTGGCAATGAAGGATTAGAATTTAAATCTGGAACAACCGTGGGAACAGTATATGCATCTGAAGAGGGTAGTCCATTGAATAGTTTCAGATCACTTGCATGGCAGAAGTCACCAGTTTCTGATGGAAATAATCGGAACTTTTCACTTCCTTTATTGG ATCCCTTGGCTGAGAGGAATTCCACTGAG GTTAAAGAACTAGCTGGTTCATCAGCACTTTCATTCCCCTCTCCTGTAAAGCTATCTCCATCTGCTCCCTCCGTTTCATCTTTATCCACATCTCCTTTATCATCGCGTAGCCCGCTGCTTCCTTCTAGCTCTACTCCTTGTTTTCCTCACCATTCTTCAAAGCACCGTCTGGGACGGCAATTTCCTGATAGCCGTGTACCAGGGCTGAAGTCACCTAGATTTTCAATTTCCGAAGAATCATCTTCCTTTGTGCTCCCTGGTTGGGGTAATGAATCAACTAGGGGCTCTCATGGTGGATCATCAGATGGTTGGTCAGTTCCTGCCTTTGCTGACCTGGCAAATCATCGTAGAGACAGGTGGTCATTTGATAGTGAATCCTTTGGGTTCCATCGTGAAAGGGCTGCTAGCCGAAGTTCTGGTTCatcttcgtttgatctccaaacCTGTGGCATATGTGCGAAGCTATTGAATGAACTTGTTGTTGCTGTTCTAGTTTGCGGCCATGTTTTCCATGCTGAGTGCTTGGAGAATATGACATCTGAAATCAACAAGTATGACCCAGCTTGTCCTGTTTGTACTTTTGGGGAGAAGCAGGCATTGAAGATATACGAAAAAGCAAAAGCTAAGATGGATCTGAAAGCTAGAAAGAGATTCCGGAACCGGATTGTTGACAGTGATATTAGTGCCAATCTTGCTCGGTTTGAGCGTCAGAAAAGTAGTGCTCATGACGGAGGGTGTCCCAGGATAAGCTCCAGTTCCAGTATGAAGAGCTCTTCAAAGAAGCCCTTCTTACGGCATTATTTCTCCTTTGGTTCAAAGGGGTCAAGATCTTACTCTGAGAGTCTTTCAACTCGTAAAAGGGGGTATTTCTGGAGAAAATCTAACAAGGAGTAG
- the LOC132049923 gene encoding 26S proteasome regulatory subunit S10B homolog B-like, which yields MTSEGEDVVGRRAAYGDYRKKLLQQKELNARVTSVRENLRASKKEYGKTEDDLKSFQSVGQIIGEVLRPLDNERLIVKASSGPRYVVGCRSKVDKEKLTSGTRVVLDMTTLTVMRALPREVDPVVYNMLHEDPGNISYSAVGGLSDQIRELRESIELPLMNPELFLRVGIKPPKGVLLYGPPGTGKTLLAKAIASNIDANFLKVVSSAIIDKYIGESARLIREMFNYARDHQPCIIFMDEIDAIGGRRFSEGTSADREIQRTLMELLNQLDGFDQLGKVKMIMATNRPDVLDPALLRPGRLDRKIEIPLPNEQSRMEILKIHAAGIAKHGDIDYEAVVKLAEGFNGADLRNVCTEAGMFAIRAERDYVIHEDFMKAVRKLNEAKKLESSSHYSADFGKE from the exons ATGACAAGCGAAGGAGAAGATGTAGTTGGGCGGCGTGCAGCATATGGTGATTACCGCAAAAAGTTACTtcagcagaaggagttaaatgcTCGGGTAACCTCAG TGAGAGAGAATTTGCGTGCTTCCAAAAAGGAATATGGTAAAACAGAAGATGATTTGAAGTCGTTTCAGAGTGTTGGGCAGATCATAGGCGAAGTGCTTCGGCCTCTAGATAACGAACGCT TGATTGTTAAAGCCAGCAGCGGTCCAAGGTATGTGGTTGGCTGCCGCAGTAAAGTGGACAAGGAAAAACTGACTTCAGGCACTAGAGTGGTTCTCGATATGACGACTCTTACAGTCATGAGGGCACTGCCCCGTGAA GTTGATCCTGTTGTATATAATATGCTTCATGAAGATCCTGGCAATATAAGCTACTCTGCTGTGGGTGGACTGTCAGATCAGATCAGAGAGCTGAGAGAATCAATAGAACTGCCTCTAATGAACCCTGAACTTTTCCTCCGTGTTGGAATTAAGCCTCCAAAG GGTGTTCTTCTCTATGGGCCTCCTGGGACTGGCAAGACCTTGTTAGCCAAAGCAATTGCTAGCAACATTGATGCCAATTTCTTAAAG GTAGTATCAAGTGCCATTATTGATAAATACATAGGTGAGAGTGCAAGATTAATCCGGGAAATGTTCAACTATGCTCGTGATCACCAA CCTTGTATCATTTTCATGGATGAGATTGATGCAATTGGTGGACGTCGATTTAGCGAGGGAACAAGTGCAGACCGTGAAATTCAGAGAACGCTCATGGAGTTGCTTAATCAGTTGGATGGATTTGACCAGCTTGGAAAG GTAAAAATGATTATGGCAACAAACAGGCCAGACGTTTTGGACCCAGCTCTTCTTCGTCCTGGTCGGTTagatagaaaaatagaaataccCTTGCCTAACGAACAATCAAGAATGGAGATCCTCAAGATTCACGCTGCTGGAATTGCCAAACATGGCGATATTGATTATGAAGCTGTTGTTAAGCTTGCTGAG GGTTTTAATGGAGCTGATCTTCGTAATGTGTGCACCGAAGCTGGTATGTTTGCAATACGTGCAGAGCGCGATTACGTCATCCATGAGGATTTCATGAAG GCTGTAAGGAAACTGAATGAAGCAAAGAAACTTGAATCAAGTTCGCACTATAGTGCTGATTTTGGCAAGGAGTGA